In Streptomyces sp. RFCAC02, the following proteins share a genomic window:
- a CDS encoding HU family DNA-binding protein: protein MNKAQLVEAIADKLGGRQQAADAVDIVLDAIIRAVVAGERVSVTGFGSFEKVDRPARYARNPQTGERVRVKKTSVPRFRAGQGFKDLVAGTKKLPRNDVAVKKAPKGSLTQGSGAAKKATTKKAAAKKTTTAKKATAAAKKTTAQKATAAKKTAKKATGKKTAAKKAPAKKATATKAPAKRGSSRSATKAAARRG, encoded by the coding sequence GTGAACAAGGCACAACTCGTCGAAGCGATTGCCGACAAGCTCGGTGGCCGTCAGCAGGCCGCGGACGCGGTCGATATCGTCCTCGACGCCATCATCCGCGCCGTGGTCGCCGGGGAGCGGGTGTCCGTGACCGGCTTCGGCTCCTTCGAAAAGGTGGACCGCCCGGCCCGTTACGCCAGGAACCCGCAGACCGGGGAGCGCGTGCGGGTCAAGAAGACCTCGGTGCCCCGCTTCCGCGCCGGACAGGGCTTCAAGGACCTCGTGGCGGGGACGAAGAAGCTCCCCCGCAACGACGTGGCCGTCAAGAAGGCTCCCAAGGGCAGCCTGACCCAGGGCAGTGGCGCGGCGAAGAAGGCCACCACCAAGAAGGCCGCGGCGAAGAAGACCACCACCGCGAAGAAGGCCACCGCCGCCGCCAAGAAGACCACGGCGCAGAAGGCCACCGCGGCGAAGAAGACGGCCAAGAAGGCCACGGGCAAGAAGACGGCCGCGAAGAAGGCACCGGCCAAGAAGGCCACCGCGACCAAGGCGCCGGCCAAGCGGGGTTCCTCCCGTTCCGCCACGAAGGCCGCCGCCCGCCGCGGGTGA
- the cofC gene encoding 2-phospho-L-lactate guanylyltransferase → MSETHEGGWSLIVPVKRLRLAKTRLAPTVGDAARPALALAFAEDTVAAALACRAVREVLVVTDDTLAAERLVRRGARVVPDAPGGGLNAALARGAAVLRGRAPDADVAAMNADLPALRPAELAAVLAAAGRRPRSFLADTAAVGTTLLAARGGSDLAPAFGGPSRAAHLASGAAELTLDGVARVRRDVDTGDDLREALALGVGPRTAAAVRRAARLTASAGSGR, encoded by the coding sequence GTGAGTGAGACGCACGAGGGCGGCTGGTCGTTGATCGTGCCGGTGAAACGGCTGCGGCTGGCCAAGACCCGGCTGGCTCCCACGGTCGGGGACGCGGCGCGGCCCGCGCTGGCCCTGGCGTTCGCCGAGGACACGGTCGCCGCCGCGCTGGCCTGCCGCGCGGTGCGGGAGGTGCTGGTCGTGACGGACGACACCCTCGCGGCGGAACGACTGGTGCGCCGGGGTGCGCGTGTCGTCCCGGACGCGCCCGGCGGCGGGCTGAACGCGGCGCTGGCGCGCGGCGCCGCGGTGCTGCGGGGCCGCGCCCCGGACGCGGACGTGGCCGCGATGAACGCCGACCTGCCCGCGCTGCGGCCCGCCGAACTCGCCGCGGTGCTCGCGGCGGCGGGGCGCCGGCCGCGGAGTTTCCTCGCGGACACCGCCGCCGTCGGGACAACCTTGCTCGCCGCCCGCGGCGGCAGTGACCTGGCCCCCGCCTTCGGCGGACCGTCGCGCGCGGCGCATCTGGCGTCCGGAGCGGCCGAACTCACGCTCGACGGGGTGGCCCGCGTACGGCGCGATGTGGACACGGGGGACGACCTGCGGGAGGCCCTGGCCCTGGGCGTCGGCCCGAGGACGGCGGCCGCGGTGCGGCGGGCGGCGCGGCTTACAGCGTCTGCAGGGTCAGGAAGGTGA
- a CDS encoding lysophospholipid acyltransferase family protein produces the protein MSRRRIGFWYRLAAILVKPPLLLLFKRDWRGMEHIPASGGFITAVNHNSVLDPLSYAHFQYNTGRVPRFLAKDSLFTKGIVARFMTGTGQIPVYRDTSDAADAFRAAVAAVHRGECVAFYPEGTLTRDPGLWPMEGKTGAARVALSTRAPVIPVAQWGAQAAMPPYARSRKIRLLPRKTLVVAAGAPVDLSEFYDREPTADVLREASDRIMDAITVLLADIRDEAPPAERYVHRRTSPDRRDEHRASGAVSAPEEERTE, from the coding sequence GTGTCACGCCGCAGAATCGGCTTCTGGTACCGATTGGCCGCAATTCTGGTAAAACCGCCGCTGCTGCTGCTGTTCAAGCGGGACTGGCGTGGAATGGAACACATTCCCGCGTCGGGTGGATTCATCACCGCCGTCAATCACAACTCGGTTCTCGACCCGCTGTCCTACGCCCACTTCCAGTACAACACCGGGCGCGTCCCCCGATTCCTCGCCAAGGACAGCCTCTTCACCAAGGGCATCGTCGCCCGCTTCATGACCGGCACCGGCCAGATCCCCGTCTACCGCGACACCTCCGACGCGGCCGACGCCTTCCGGGCCGCCGTCGCCGCCGTCCACCGCGGCGAGTGCGTCGCGTTCTACCCCGAGGGCACCCTCACCCGCGATCCCGGCCTGTGGCCCATGGAGGGCAAGACCGGCGCCGCCCGCGTCGCCCTCAGCACGCGCGCCCCCGTCATCCCCGTGGCGCAGTGGGGCGCCCAGGCCGCCATGCCGCCCTACGCCAGGTCGCGGAAGATCCGCCTGCTGCCCCGCAAGACCCTCGTCGTCGCGGCCGGTGCCCCCGTGGATCTCAGCGAGTTCTACGATCGGGAGCCGACCGCCGACGTCCTGCGCGAGGCGTCTGACAGGATCATGGACGCCATCACCGTGCTGCTCGCCGACATCAGGGACGAAGCCCCGCCCGCCGAGCGGTACGTGCACCGCAGGACATCGCCGGACCGGCGCGACGAGCACCGCGCGTCCGGTGCCGTGTCCGCGCCCGAGGAGGAGAGAACGGAGTGA
- a CDS encoding NAD(P)H-dependent glycerol-3-phosphate dehydrogenase → MILADAGCRVTLWARRPEIAEAVNTTRANPDYFPGVTLPDGISATTDAAEAARDAEFTVLSVPSQTLRENLAVWKDLLAPGTVLVSLMKGVELGTAKRMSEVIEEVAGVGPDRVAVLSGPNLAREIVDRQPAASVVACRDEAVARRLQTACRTPYFRPYTNTDVVGCELGGAVKNVIALAVGIADGMGLGDNTKASLMTRGLAETARLGQAMGADPQTFAGLAGMGDLIATCSSPLSRNHTFGTNLGRGMTVEETIAVTSQTAEGVKSCRSVLDLARRYGVDMPLTETVVGIVHEGLPPLVAVQDLMARSAKPEHH, encoded by the coding sequence ATGATCCTCGCCGACGCGGGCTGCCGGGTGACGCTCTGGGCACGCCGCCCGGAGATCGCCGAGGCCGTCAACACCACCCGCGCCAACCCGGACTACTTCCCCGGCGTGACCCTGCCCGACGGCATCAGCGCCACGACGGACGCGGCCGAGGCGGCCCGCGACGCCGAGTTCACCGTGCTGTCGGTGCCGTCGCAGACGCTGCGCGAGAACCTCGCCGTCTGGAAGGACCTGCTCGCGCCCGGCACGGTGCTCGTCTCCCTCATGAAGGGCGTCGAACTCGGTACCGCCAAGCGGATGAGCGAGGTCATCGAGGAGGTCGCGGGCGTCGGCCCCGACCGCGTCGCCGTCCTGTCGGGACCCAACCTGGCCCGCGAGATCGTCGACCGCCAGCCCGCAGCCTCCGTCGTCGCCTGCCGGGACGAGGCCGTCGCCCGCCGCCTCCAGACCGCCTGCCGCACGCCGTACTTCCGCCCGTACACCAACACCGACGTCGTCGGCTGCGAACTCGGCGGCGCCGTCAAGAACGTCATCGCGCTCGCCGTGGGCATCGCCGACGGCATGGGCCTCGGCGACAACACCAAGGCGTCCCTCATGACCCGCGGCCTGGCCGAGACCGCGCGGCTCGGCCAGGCGATGGGCGCCGACCCGCAGACGTTCGCCGGACTCGCGGGCATGGGCGACCTGATCGCCACCTGCTCCTCGCCGCTGTCGCGCAACCACACCTTCGGCACCAACCTCGGCCGCGGCATGACCGTCGAGGAGACCATCGCCGTGACCAGCCAGACCGCCGAGGGCGTCAAATCGTGCCGCTCCGTGCTCGACCTGGCGCGCCGGTACGGCGTGGACATGCCGCTGACCGAGACCGTCGTCGGCATCGTCCACGAGGGCCTGCCGCCCCTGGTCGCCGTGCAGGACCTGATGGCGCGCAGCGCCAAGCCCGAGCACCACTGA
- a CDS encoding Lrp/AsnC ligand binding domain-containing protein: MVQAYVLIQTEVGKASAVADVLSRMAGVTRADHVTGPYDVIVRAEAASVDELGRLVVAEVQRVAGITRTLTCPVVHL, encoded by the coding sequence GTGGTACAGGCGTACGTCCTGATCCAGACAGAGGTGGGGAAGGCATCGGCCGTGGCCGACGTCCTCTCCCGAATGGCGGGGGTGACCCGGGCGGACCATGTGACCGGCCCCTACGACGTGATCGTGCGCGCCGAGGCCGCCTCGGTGGACGAGCTGGGCCGGCTGGTGGTGGCGGAAGTCCAGCGCGTGGCCGGGATCACGCGCACGCTGACCTGCCCCGTCGTCCATCTGTAG
- a CDS encoding thiamine-phosphate kinase has translation MKGSVGELGEFGLIRELTSRISGTPAVRLGPGDDAAVVAAPDRRVVASTDILLEGRHFRRDWSTAYDVGRKAAAQNLADIAAMGAVPTALLLGLVVPAELPATWPVELMDGIRDECRVAGAGVAGGDVVRGDTITVSITALGDLAGREPVTRTGARPGDFVAVTGWLGWSAAGHAVLSRGFRSPRAFVEAHRRPEPPYPAGPAAAALGARAMTDVSDGLIADLGHIARGSKVRIDLRSAALDVPAQMSDIGQAVGVDPLTWVLTGGEDHAIVAVFPADTKLPARWRTIGEVLPARTRGLPHVTVDGAAWETAGGWDHFAPS, from the coding sequence GTGAAGGGCAGTGTGGGGGAGCTGGGCGAGTTCGGCCTGATCCGGGAGCTGACGTCCCGGATCAGCGGGACTCCGGCCGTACGGCTCGGCCCGGGGGACGACGCCGCGGTGGTCGCGGCACCCGACCGCCGCGTCGTGGCCAGCACCGACATCCTGCTGGAGGGGCGGCACTTCCGCCGCGACTGGTCCACCGCCTACGACGTGGGGCGCAAGGCCGCCGCCCAGAACCTCGCCGACATCGCCGCCATGGGGGCCGTGCCGACCGCGCTCCTGCTCGGTCTCGTCGTCCCCGCCGAACTCCCCGCGACCTGGCCCGTGGAGCTGATGGACGGCATCCGCGACGAGTGCCGGGTCGCCGGCGCGGGCGTCGCGGGCGGGGACGTGGTGCGCGGCGACACGATCACGGTGTCCATCACGGCGCTCGGCGACCTGGCGGGCCGCGAGCCGGTGACGCGCACGGGGGCGCGGCCCGGGGACTTCGTCGCGGTCACGGGCTGGCTCGGCTGGTCGGCGGCGGGGCACGCGGTCCTGTCGCGCGGGTTCCGCTCGCCGCGCGCGTTCGTCGAGGCGCACCGGCGCCCGGAGCCGCCCTACCCGGCCGGGCCGGCGGCCGCTGCCCTCGGCGCGCGGGCCATGACGGACGTGAGCGACGGCCTGATCGCGGACCTCGGGCACATCGCGCGGGGCAGCAAGGTACGGATCGACCTGCGGTCGGCCGCCCTCGACGTGCCCGCGCAGATGTCGGACATCGGGCAGGCGGTCGGTGTCGACCCGCTGACCTGGGTCCTGACGGGCGGTGAGGACCACGCGATCGTCGCCGTCTTCCCCGCCGACACGAAACTCCCGGCCCGCTGGCGGACGATCGGCGAGGTCCTGCCGGCGCGGACGCGGGGTCTGCCGCACGTCACGGTGGACGGCGCGGCGTGGGAGACGGCCGGCGGCTGGGACCACTTCGCCCCGTCCTGA
- the thiD gene encoding bifunctional hydroxymethylpyrimidine kinase/phosphomethylpyrimidine kinase, producing the protein MQAPPRVLTVAGSDSGGGAGIQADLKTMLALRTHGMSVIAAVTAQNSLGVQAFWELPAEAVVAQFRSVVDDIGVQAVKTGMLASAALVELVAGLLADVDAPVVVDPVGVSKHGDPLLAADALDAVRGRLLPAATVVTPNLPEVEQLTGVRVTSEDGMRRAADAILAHGPRWALIKGGHLPGEAVDLLTDGTDEHWLRAPRLDNRHTHGTGCTLASAIAARLAHGDPVPDAVAAAKEYVTGAIAAGFPLGAGIGPVHHGHALS; encoded by the coding sequence ATGCAGGCACCACCACGCGTTCTGACCGTCGCGGGCTCCGACTCCGGCGGCGGGGCGGGCATCCAGGCCGACCTGAAGACGATGCTCGCGCTGCGGACCCACGGGATGAGCGTCATCGCCGCCGTCACGGCGCAGAACTCGCTGGGCGTCCAGGCGTTCTGGGAGCTGCCGGCCGAGGCGGTCGTGGCGCAGTTCCGCAGCGTCGTGGACGACATCGGGGTGCAGGCCGTCAAGACGGGGATGCTGGCGTCGGCGGCACTCGTCGAGCTGGTCGCCGGTCTGCTCGCGGACGTGGACGCCCCGGTGGTCGTGGACCCGGTGGGGGTGTCGAAGCACGGTGACCCGCTGCTCGCGGCGGACGCGCTGGACGCCGTGCGCGGCCGGCTGCTGCCCGCCGCGACCGTCGTCACGCCGAACCTGCCGGAGGTCGAGCAGCTCACCGGCGTCCGCGTCACCTCCGAGGACGGGATGCGGCGCGCGGCGGACGCGATCCTCGCGCACGGTCCGCGCTGGGCGCTGATCAAGGGCGGCCATCTGCCGGGGGAGGCCGTCGACCTCCTCACCGACGGCACCGACGAGCACTGGCTGCGCGCGCCGCGCCTCGACAACCGCCACACCCACGGCACGGGCTGCACCCTCGCGTCGGCGATCGCCGCGCGCCTCGCCCACGGCGACCCGGTGCCGGACGCCGTGGCGGCGGCGAAGGAGTACGTGACGGGCGCGATAGCGGCGGGCTTCCCCCTCGGCGCCGGCATCGGCCCGGTGCACCACGGCCACGCGCTGTCGTAG
- the rpmB gene encoding 50S ribosomal protein L28, whose protein sequence is MAANCDVCGKGPGFGNSISHSHRRTPRRWNPNIQRVRAVVNGTPKRLNACTSCIKAGKVTR, encoded by the coding sequence GTGGCTGCCAACTGCGACGTCTGCGGCAAGGGGCCGGGCTTCGGCAACAGCATCTCCCACTCTCACCGCCGCACCCCCCGCCGTTGGAACCCCAACATCCAGCGGGTGCGTGCCGTGGTGAACGGGACGCCGAAGCGCCTGAACGCCTGCACCTCGTGCATCAAGGCGGGCAAGGTCACGCGCTAG
- a CDS encoding DAK2 domain-containing protein: MPQPLDAEAVRRWCRFALDLLGRDREEIDAINVFPVADGDTGTNLYLTAESAAQAVAAAGSGGPTLGEAIRAMAHGALIGARGNSGTILAQLLRGMADVLAATPEPAGADALRRALRRAATSAYEAVAHPVEGTMLTVATAAADAAEQAPGGPAAVAAAACAGARGALAGTPERLAVLAGAGVVDAGGRGLVAVLDALDAALSGRPPVRRASDRRHRPAGPGERPARARTARADPPADGEQPAVPGVSGCAAPPCAGHSGEDTTRTGAHDHGAPPPAGTGPAYEVIYLLDAPDAAVPALRARLDALGDSLVVVGGDGLWNIHVHTARPGAAVEAGIEAGRPHRIGISVLTPAPGAGTDRRAARRAVVSVMPGDGLAGLCAEAGATALTVHPGEPPGGAELAAAVLATGAAEVVLLPNDDALWHAASAAAQQARAAGVRVAVVPTRSPVQGIAALAVHAPERRFDEDVVAMTAAAGATRFGEVVVAERQAWTMAGICQAGDVLGLVDGDVAVIGGDPVQVAADVVERMLSAGGELVTLVLGAGAPPGLAARLCEQVRRGHLGVDTVVHEGRQTVPLLVGVE; this comes from the coding sequence GTGCCGCAACCGCTCGACGCCGAGGCGGTACGGCGCTGGTGCCGGTTCGCGCTCGACCTCCTCGGCCGGGACCGCGAGGAGATCGACGCCATCAATGTCTTCCCGGTCGCGGACGGCGACACCGGCACCAACCTCTACCTCACCGCCGAGTCCGCCGCGCAGGCCGTGGCCGCGGCCGGCAGCGGGGGGCCGACGCTCGGCGAGGCGATACGCGCGATGGCCCACGGCGCGCTCATCGGCGCCCGGGGCAACTCGGGGACCATCCTCGCCCAACTGCTGCGCGGCATGGCCGACGTCCTCGCCGCCACCCCCGAGCCGGCCGGCGCCGACGCCCTGCGCCGCGCGCTGCGCCGGGCCGCGACCTCGGCGTACGAGGCGGTCGCGCACCCCGTCGAGGGCACGATGCTGACCGTCGCCACGGCGGCCGCCGACGCCGCCGAGCAGGCCCCGGGCGGCCCCGCGGCCGTCGCGGCCGCCGCCTGCGCGGGCGCCCGTGGCGCCCTGGCCGGCACGCCGGAGCGGCTCGCCGTCCTCGCCGGTGCGGGCGTCGTGGACGCGGGGGGCCGCGGGCTCGTCGCCGTGCTCGACGCGCTCGACGCGGCCCTCTCCGGCCGCCCCCCGGTCCGCCGCGCGAGCGACCGGCGCCACCGGCCGGCCGGACCGGGCGAACGGCCCGCGCGCGCCCGTACGGCACGGGCGGACCCGCCGGCGGACGGGGAACAGCCGGCCGTGCCCGGGGTTTCCGGCTGCGCCGCGCCCCCCTGTGCGGGGCATTCCGGCGAGGACACCACGCGCACCGGTGCCCACGACCACGGCGCGCCGCCCCCGGCGGGCACCGGCCCCGCGTACGAGGTGATCTACCTCCTCGACGCCCCCGACGCCGCGGTCCCGGCCCTGCGCGCCCGCCTCGACGCGCTCGGGGACTCCCTCGTCGTCGTCGGCGGCGACGGGCTGTGGAACATCCACGTCCACACCGCGAGGCCCGGCGCCGCCGTCGAGGCCGGCATCGAGGCGGGCCGGCCGCACCGCATCGGGATCAGCGTGCTCACCCCGGCCCCAGGCGCCGGGACCGACCGCCGCGCGGCGCGGCGCGCGGTCGTGTCCGTCATGCCGGGCGACGGACTGGCCGGGCTGTGCGCCGAGGCGGGCGCGACCGCCCTCACCGTCCACCCGGGCGAGCCCCCGGGCGGCGCCGAACTGGCCGCCGCCGTCCTCGCCACCGGCGCGGCCGAAGTCGTGCTCCTGCCCAACGACGACGCCCTGTGGCACGCGGCCTCCGCGGCGGCGCAGCAGGCGCGCGCCGCGGGTGTCAGGGTCGCCGTCGTGCCCACGCGCTCGCCGGTCCAGGGCATCGCCGCGCTCGCCGTGCACGCGCCGGAGCGGCGTTTCGACGAGGACGTCGTCGCGATGACGGCCGCCGCCGGCGCGACCCGGTTCGGCGAGGTCGTGGTCGCCGAGCGCCAGGCGTGGACGATGGCCGGCATCTGCCAGGCGGGGGACGTGCTGGGCCTGGTCGACGGCGATGTCGCCGTCATCGGCGGCGACCCCGTGCAGGTCGCCGCGGACGTCGTGGAACGCATGCTGTCCGCGGGCGGTGAACTCGTCACCCTCGTCCTCGGCGCCGGCGCCCCGCCCGGCCTCGCGGCCCGCCTGTGCGAACAGGTCAGGCGCGGCCACCTCGGGGTCGACACCGTCGTCCACGAGGGGCGCCAGACCGTCCCGCTCCTCGTCGGCGTCGAATGA